Proteins from one Gossypium raimondii isolate GPD5lz chromosome 8, ASM2569854v1, whole genome shotgun sequence genomic window:
- the LOC105793279 gene encoding uncharacterized protein LOC105793279: MFCTLEDCLRCAISLLKVEAYLSWDTLSMVTLNDRVSWDFFQNEFKKKYVSQLFINRKKKEFLELKQGNQTVIEYEREFVQLSKYARNIVSNEEEMCLRFKDGLNDDIRMAVVALNLQEFVELLERVQQVEEICKNK, encoded by the coding sequence ATGTTTTGCACCCTTGAAGATTGTTTGAGGTGTGCAATATCCTTACTGAAAGTTGAGGCGTATCTATCGTGGGATACTTTAAGCATGGTGACCTTAAATGATCGGGTCAGTTGGGACTTCTTCCAGaatgaattcaagaaaaagtATGTTAGTCAGCTGTTCATTAACCggaaaaagaaagagtttcttgagttaaaaCAAGGAAACCAGACTGTAATTGAGTATGAACGTGAGTTTGTGCAGTTAAGCAAGTATGCTCGTAACATTGTATCAAATGAGGAGGAAATGTGTCTTAGATTTAAAGATGGGTTGAATGATGATATCCGTATGGCTGTAGTAGCATTAAATTTACAAGAATTTGTAGAACTATTAGAGCGAGTTCAACAAGTTGAAGAAATTTGTAAAAACAAATGA